The following nucleotide sequence is from Gemmatimonadota bacterium.
TTGTGATCGTGCGTCGCTGAAATCACGGTCACGCCCGACTCCTCGTTCATCTGACGCAACAGTTCAATAATCTCCCGCCCCGTATTCAAATCGAGATTCCCAGTCGGCTCGTCAGCCAGAATAATCGCTGGATCGTTGGCAAAAGCCCGCGCAACAGCCACGCGCTGCTGCTGCCCACCCGAAAGCTCAAAAGGCTTGTGCATCACGCGCTCGCCCAGACCGACCTGTGTCAACAATTCCACGCCCTTGTCGCGCGCCTCGTCGCTCGTCAGTCCGGCAAACACCATCGGTAAGGTCACATTCTCAAGCGCTGTCATCACTGGAATCAAATTATAAGATTGAAAAATATAACCGATTTTTCGGCAACGCAACCACGCGAGTTCATAAGCGTCGAGTTGGGCGACATCGACATCGTCGATATAAACCTTGCCCTCGGTCGGCTTGTCCAATCCACCCACCATATTGAACAGAGTACTCTTCCCCGAACCAGAAGGCCCCATAATGGACAGGTATTCGCCCTGTGTCACTTCCAGATCCACGCCTTTGAGTGCGTGAATCTGCTCTTCGCCCATTATGTACACCTTCTTCACATCTTGCGTGCGTACAACTGTCGCTTCTTCGGCCTCTGCATTTGTTTCTGTTTTTTCTTCGGCAGCCATAAAACACCTCACAATCAGATTTAAACTTCCAACGACATCGCATCAACCGGCTCCATCTTGGCAGCGCGATAGGCCGGCAAAATACCGCCAACCAGCGACAAAACAGAACCAATAACAATAGCTTTAACACCATCTTCAAGAATTTGAGCCAGAGGAAGATGATCGAAAATCACCGTGCCAAAACTCGACATATTGAGCAATGCAGTCAGCAAAAACCCAATGATCACGCCAATAACCGTGCCTGCTGTACCCATAAACGTCGATTCGAGAATAAACAGCTTAATAATAAATCCGTCCAGGGCGCCCATACATTTCATGGTGCCAATCTCGCGGAACCGCTCGGTAACAGACATCAGCATAGCATTGGCAATACCCACCAAACACACGAGCAGTGACAACACCACCAGCCATGCATCCTTCGACCGTTGCTGCATTGCGGCGGCACTGTCGGGATCAATTTCAACGCCCTTTTGTTGCAAGATCAAATTGATCTTGGGATCGCCAGCACCCATCAAACCATCAATAATGGAATTGCCCGCCCAAATCGACATCAAAAAAGCGATAGCAAGCACAATACCACTCACCGTAATCAAAGATCGGCCAAATCGAATCTTAACGCTATTAAAACTGATCTCAACCGCTTTGGAAAGCGGAAGAGATATCTGGGTATTGAGTTCGTGCTGCTGTGCCATAAACGCCTCCAGTTACAAAAGAACTACACTAATCAATGTTCAACATAAACGCCATGTGCCCCTCTGTCAAGCCAAAATACCAGACTTATTTATTATCGGCGTTGGTCTTTTTTCGCAAAAAATAGAATGTCAACAATTGCTTGAGAAACAAATAGTACTCAGTCCAGTTCAACTTGCTGCTGCTGTATTGCCGGTTGCGAAACACAAAGGGGACCTCTATAAAAGACTCATAATGCCCCTTGACCAGAATCTCCAGTAAAATTTTATACCCCGGCGAAGTCAATGCCATGTCTTTAATAACCCGCCGATGCAAGAAAAAATAGCCCGCCAGCGGGTCTTGCACACCGGTTAATTGCCGCGCGAGAAATACTCCCAATTGAGAAATAAACCTGCGGTACCATGCCCATTTTTCGACGTGACTCTCCGAATCAAACCGGCTACCAATAGCCAGATCGTGATCCCGCAACCCGTAAATGAGCTGAGGCAAAACAATGGGATCGTGGCTCAAATCGGCGTCAATCACCCCCAGGAGATCCCGCTCTGCTCGCTCAAAACCGGCCATCACAGCACTGCCCAATCCCAATTTCCCGGCGCGGTGAACCACCTGCACCGGATAGCGCTCCACGAGTGATTCGGCCACCTCTCCCGTGCCATCGGGCGAATTGTCATCAACCACAATTAATTCGAGATCGATGTCGGGATGGTCTTTCAGAACGTCGAATATTTCTTCGGCCAATAAAGAAATGTTCTCGCGCTCGTTATAGGTGGGTGTAATCAGAGAAATACGGAGTAT
It contains:
- a CDS encoding polyprenol monophosphomannose synthase, which encodes MSDNILRISLITPTYNERENISLLAEEIFDVLKDHPDIDLELIVVDDNSPDGTGEVAESLVERYPVQVVHRAGKLGLGSAVMAGFERAERDLLGVIDADLSHDPIVLPQLIYGLRDHDLAIGSRFDSESHVEKWAWYRRFISQLGVFLARQLTGVQDPLAGYFFLHRRVIKDMALTSPGYKILLEILVKGHYESFIEVPFVFRNRQYSSSKLNWTEYYLFLKQLLTFYFLRKKTNADNK
- a CDS encoding ABC transporter ATP-binding protein translates to MAAEEKTETNAEAEEATVVRTQDVKKVYIMGEEQIHALKGVDLEVTQGEYLSIMGPSGSGKSTLFNMVGGLDKPTEGKVYIDDVDVAQLDAYELAWLRCRKIGYIFQSYNLIPVMTALENVTLPMVFAGLTSDEARDKGVELLTQVGLGERVMHKPFELSGGQQQRVAVARAFANDPAIILADEPTGNLDLNTGREIIELLRQMNEESGVTVISATHDHKMLSVSDRVVWVRDGRVDRIIDRDELKIEVGTIDGHE
- a CDS encoding FtsX-like permease family protein; its protein translation is MAQQHELNTQISLPLSKAVEISFNSVKIRFGRSLITVSGIVLAIAFLMSIWAGNSIIDGLMGAGDPKINLILQQKGVEIDPDSAAAMQQRSKDAWLVVLSLLVCLVGIANAMLMSVTERFREIGTMKCMGALDGFIIKLFILESTFMGTAGTVIGVIIGFLLTALLNMSSFGTVIFDHLPLAQILEDGVKAIVIGSVLSLVGGILPAYRAAKMEPVDAMSLEV